The Chaetodon trifascialis isolate fChaTrf1 chromosome 17, fChaTrf1.hap1, whole genome shotgun sequence genome has a segment encoding these proteins:
- the LOC139345768 gene encoding zinc finger protein 62 homolog yields MSVFQEHKDFFKRQLLTAAREDLIGCFEETIFGFEKEIDRQRKLLDVLLKLRRADVQQLSVGREEDPPEQQRRSSLDQEEPPEPPLIKEEQEELGTNQEGEQLGGLEEADITKMSAFQERKDFFKRQLLTAAREDLIGCFEETIFGFEKEIDRQRKLLDVLLKPEIKLRRADVQQLSVKKEEDPPEQQDCLDSLDQEDPPELPHIKEEQEELWTNQEGEQLGGLEEADLSKFTLSVPVKSEEEADEEEPQSSQLHQRQTEQMNTGSDGEDCRGPGPDRNFNPDKPDSEDKISDFSEPESDGCDEDWKDGERKSCRCSVCGKTFKHRGNLNIHMRTHTGVKPFSCSLCSKRFTQKAGLDYHLKTHTGERPFSCSVCGKTYRHKGALTYHMATHSGVKPFSCSDCGKRFRGTSQLKIHKCASVASQHHRSRNDKRKKPLSCSECDATFPNNYLLMTHIRMHKGKKLFTCTVCGKKRQFSSHLEIHMRTHTGEKPYSCTVCGKRFSQRGIMTQHMAVHSGVKPFSCSECGRRFFWQFQIKKHKCLGGSSQQRRSGLNGKDCGGSEPVKNLNLYRHFKADTDKETKLSFETDDSVDIDFWKETRKHQSGFTYRRTKKVSGNDGCNTGKKPLSFSDDVSKTEPKTRVGVNIDICRHQSGLNHLKNEQVFVGVPASNPEKKAFGSSGHHIRSEHSPTLQRCHRGEKPFNCLFCGKGFATGGYLTRHISVHIGEKPPSCIVCEKMFTSESELMSHKCDTESSQMTANRLFSCSQDGEGFGHEHLLQVHMRIHAGEKPFSCSVCGKAFARCESLSFHMACHSGEKPFCCSVCHTGFIDSESLVKHMRIHTRQTQFSCSVCGKEFAWRRYLTKHMEVHAKEKIYRCNVSDRGFARLYSFNDHQCAGESSQLHQSQTEENGEAEQMETGANVEDCGGPEPARNSDPNKPDAEDQTEDSSEPETEVSVGDGEESREPQSGLSSLEHNEVSDSDATRHLLKIHRGNHPGEKLFGGSVCEEHDTERGSLSQHTGVNTEVHRGAKQEDPEPPHIKEEQEEVWIGMEGERLQELEEADVTKFIFSPVPVKREEEDEEKPQSSQFHQRETEEMKTEADEDCGGPGPARNPDPHRHLQPDSDDSVDSDFWKETRERPSSTLANDEIPESVAGCDSLSFPDEKGSESPEAESDDSVESDFWKDDRKPQEARKKPYGCSECGKRFLYVHHMKNHMKLHTGKRAAFFCSVCGQVCLYKSHLKIHMRTHTGEKPFICPVCGKKYAHKASMQSHMGVHTVEKQYTCSACQKSFAWYTELKYHECDGGSSCEAPS; encoded by the exons atgtctgtgtttcaggagCATAAAGATTTCTTCAAGCGGCAGCTGCTGACCGCGGCTCGAGAAGATCTGATTGGATGTTTTGAGGAAACAATATTTGGCTTTGAAAAGGAGATCGATCGCCAGAGAAAACTGCTGGATGTGCTTTTAAAGCTGCGAAGAGCAG ACGTCCAGCAGCTGTCGGTGGGTCGAGAAGAGgatcctcctgagcagcagcgGAGGTCCAGCCTGGACCAGGAGGAGCCACCGGAGCCCCCACTCattaaagaggagcaggaggagctggggaccaatcaggagggagagcagctcggagggctggaggaggctgataTCACCAAAATGTCTGCGTTTCAGGAGCGTAAAGATTTCTTCAAGCGGCAGCTGCTGACCGCGGCTCGAGAAGATCTGATTGGATGTTTTGAGGAAACAATATTTGGCTTTGAAAAGGAGATCGATCGCCAGAGAAAACTGCTGGATGTGCTTTTAAAGCCTGAAATAAAGCTGCGAAGAGCAG acgtccagcagctgtcggtaaagaaagaagaggatcctcctgagcagcaggactgtctggacagtctggaccaggaggacccaccAGAGCTGCcgcacattaaagaggaacaggaggaactgtggaccaatcaggagggagagcagctcggagggctggaggaggctgatctCAGTAAGTTCACACTCagtgtccctgtgaagagtgaagaagaggctgatgaagaggaacctcagtcctcacagcttcatcagagacaaactgaacagatgaacacaggatctgatggagaggactgtagaggaccaggaccagacagGAACTTTAATCCAGACAAACCTGATTCTGAAGACaagatttcagatttttctgaaCCTGAGAGTGACGGCTGTGATGAAGACTGGAAGGACGGTGAGAGAAAATCATgtcgctgctctgtgtgtggaaaaaccttcaaacacagaggaaatctGAATATACACATGAGAACTCACACAGGAGTGAAACCCTTCAGCTGCTCTTTGTGTAGTAAAAGGTTTACTCAGAAAGCAGGTCTGGACTAccacctgaagacacacactgGAGAGAGACCGTTCAGTTGCTCGGTTTGTGGgaaaacatacagacacaaaggAGCTCTAACGTACCACATGGCCACTCACTCAGGGGTGAAGCCGTTCAGCTGCAGCGACTGTGGCAAAAGATTCAGAGGGACGTCGCAGCTCAAAATCCACAAGTGTGCGAGTGTCGCATCGCAGCATCACAGAAGCCGAAATGACAAACGCAAGAAACCACTGAGCTGCTCTGAATGTGATGCAACGTTTCCTAACAATTACCTTCTGATGACCCACATCAGAATGCACAAAGGCAAGAAACTGTTCACCTGCACTGTTTGTGGTAAGAAACGGCAGTTTAGTTCCCACCTGGAGATCCACATGAGAACTCACACGGGAGAAAAACCATACAGTTGTACTGTTTGTGGGAAAAGATTTTCACAAAGAGGGATTATGACACAGCACATGGCAGTTCACTCGGGGGTGAAACCCTTTAGCTGCAGTGAGTGTGGGAGAAGATTCTTCTGGCAGTTTCAGATCAAAAAACACAAGTGTCTCGGTGGGTCCTCACAGCAAAGAAGAAGTGGCCTTAATGGAAAGGACTGTGGAGGATCAGAACCAGTCAAGAACCTGAATCTGTATAGACATTTCAAAGCAGATACTGATAAAGAGACCAAGTTGTCTTTTGAAACGGATGACAGTGTTGACATTGATTTTTGGAAAGAGACCAGGAAACATCAGTCAGGTTTCACTTACCGGAGAACTAAAAAAGTGTCTGGAAACGATGGATGTAATACAGGCAAGAAACCACTGAGCTTCTCTGATGATGTAAGTAAAACTGAACCCAAGACACGTGTAGGCGTTAACATCGATATCTGCAGACATCAGTCGGGTCTAAATcatctgaaaaatgaacaagTCTTTGTTGGCGTTCCGGCATCTAATCCTGAGAAGAAAGCTTTCGGCTCCTCTGGACATCACATCAGATCTGAGCACAGTCCCACACTGCAGAGATgtcacagaggagagaaaccgTTCAACTGTTTATTTTGTGGCAAAGGATTTGCTACAGGAGGATATCTGACGAGACACATATCTGTCCATATAGGAGAGAAACCACCCAGTTGTATTGTTTGTGAGAAAATGTTCACTTCAGAGTCGGAGCTCATGAGCCACAAATGTGACACTGAGTCTTCACAGATGACGGCCAACAGATTGTTCAGCTGCTCTCAGGATGGTGAAGGATTCGGCCACGAGCACCTTCTGCAGGTACACATGAGAATTCATGCAGGAGAGAAACCGTTTAGTTgctcagtttgtggtaaagCTTTTGCCAGATGTGAAAGTTTAAGTTTTCACATGGCGTGTCACTCAGGGGAGAAACCGttctgctgctcagtttgtcACACAGGTTTTATTGACAGCGAGTCTTTAGTGAAGCACATGAGAATCCACACAAGACAAACTCAGTTTAGTTgttcagtttgtggtaaagAATTTGCCTGGAGAAGATATTTGACGAAACACATGGAAGTCCACGCGAAAGAGAAAATCTACAGGTGCAATGTTTCCGACAGAGGATTCGCTCGGCTTTATAGTTTCAATGACCATCAGTGTGCTGGCGAATCCTCGCAGCTTCATCAAAGCCAGACTGAGGAGAACGGAGAGGCAGAACAGATGGAAACAGGAGCTAATGTAGAAGACTGTGGAGGCCCAGAACCAGCCAGGAACTCAGATCCAAATAAACCTGATGCTGAAGACCAGACTGAAGACTCCTCTGAACCTGAGACTGAAGTCAGTGTTGGTGAcggggaggagagcagggagcCTCAGTCAGGTTTGAGCTCTCTGGAACATAACGAAGTCTCTGACAGTGATGCAACACGTCACCTTCTGAAGATCCACAGAGGAAATCATCCAGGAGAGAAACTGTTCGGTGGCTCAGTGTGTGAGGAGCACGATacagaaagaggaagtctgAGTCAACACACGGGGGTCAATACAGAGGTCCACAGGGGGGCAAAGCAGGAGGACCCGGAGCCCCCACACATtaaagaagagcaggaggaagtcTGGATCGGGATGGAGGGAGAGCGGCTtcaagagctggaggaggccgATGTCACCAAGTTCATATTCAGTCCCGTCCCTGTgaagagggaagaagaggacgaagagaaacctcagtcctcacagTTTCATCAGAGAGAAACCGaagagatgaaaacagaagCTGATGAGGACTGTGGGGGACCAGGACCAGCCAGGAACCCGGatccacacagacacttgcAACCTGATAGCGATGACAGTGTAGACAGTGATTTCTGGAAGGAGACCAGAGAACGTCCATCAAGCACTTTGGCAAATGATGAAATCCCTGAAAGTGTTGCGGGATGTGATTCATTAAGTTTCCCCGATGAAAAAGGGTCAGAGTCTCCTGAAGCTGAGAGCGACGACAGCGTTGAGAGTGATTTCTGGAAAGACGACAGGAAACCACAGGAAGCTCGAAAGAAACCTTATGGCTGCTCTGAGTGTGGCAAACGCTTTCTGTACGTTCACCACATGAAGAACCACATGAAGCTCCACACAGGAAAGAGAGCAGCGttcttctgttctgtttgtggaCAAGTGTGTTTGTACAAGTCCCATCTGAAGATACACATGAGGAcgcacacaggagagaaacccttcaTTTGCCCAGTTTGTGGTAAAAAGTATGCACATAAGGCAAGTATGCAGTCTCACATGGGCGTCCACACCGTGGAGAAACAGTACACGTGCAGCGCCTGTCAGAAGAGCTTCGCCTGGTACACAGAGCTGAAATACCACGAATGTGATGGGGGGTCCTCGTGTGAGGCGCCATCCTGA
- the LOC139345746 gene encoding zinc finger protein 32-like, whose amino-acid sequence MESKQRFDGVCVKMSKVQMLRALVKQRLTTGERLYSPLYDVQQLLVSQEEDPPEQQDCLDSLDQEDPPELPHIKEEQEELWTNQEGEQLGGLEEADLSKFTLSVPVKSEEEADEEEPQSSQLHHRQSEQMKTEADGEDCRGPGPDRTSDPDGPDTEDKISDSSETEDSDDDWTESREPRLNCVMNKMRNADRESFICSECGKNFGHKTNLKRHMRCHTGEKPFGCSFCSKRFSRREHLTAHLRRHSGEKPFSCSLCSSSFSHGWSLDKHMRVHTGEKPFGCSLCTKRFRQRSDLLAHFRIHTGEKPFCCSVCNSSFTQRHTLVQHMRTHTGLRPFVCSLCDKTFSRKGHMTRHMAAHTGEKPFSCGVCGKRFTWQSQFKRHECPNECGE is encoded by the exons ATGGAGAGCAAACAGCGTTTTGACGGagtttgtgtgaaaatgtctaAAGTCCAGATGCTGAGAGCGTTGGTGAAGCAGCGACTGACGACAGGAGAGCGACTCTACTCTCCACTTTACG acgtccagcagctgttggtgagtcaagaagaggatcctcctgagcagcaggactgtctggacagtctggaccaggaggacccaccAGAGCTGCcgcacattaaagaggaacaggaggaactgtggaccaatcaggagggagagcagctcggagggctggaggaggctgatctCAGTAAGTTCACACTCagtgtccctgtgaagagtgaagaagaggctgatgaagaggaacctcagtcctcacagcttcatcacagacaaagtgaacagatgaaaacagaagctgatggagaggactgcagaggaccaggaccagacagGACCTCAGATCCAGATGGACCTGATACTGAAGACAAGATTTCAGACTCCTCTGAGACTGAAGACAGCGACGATGATTGGACAGAGTCCAGAGAACCTCGTTTAAACTGTGTGATGAATAAGATGAGAAACGCTGACAGAGAATCATTCATTTGCTCTGAATGCGGTAAAAACTTTGGCCACAAGACGAATCTGAAGAGACACATGAGGTGTCACACGGGAGAGAAACCGTTTGGCTGCTCGTTCTGCAGTAAAAGGTTCAGCCGGAGGGAACACCTGACCGCTCACCTGAGACGTCACTCAGGAGAAAAACCCTTCAGCTGCTCgctttgcagcagcagcttcagtcacGGCTGGTCGCTGGACAAACACATGAGGGTCCACACCGGAGAGAAACCCTTCGGCTGCTCTCTGTGCACGAAACGCTTCAGGCAGCGCTCGGATCTGCTCGCACACTTCAGGATCCACACGGGAGAAAAACCTTTTTGCTGCTCGGTCTGTAACTCCAGTTTCACTCAGCGTCACACTTTGGTTCAGCACATGAGGACTCACACTGGACTCAGACCTTTCGTCTGCTCGCTCTGTGACAAGACATTCTCACGAAAGGGTCACATGACGCGACACATGGCGGCGCACACTGGAGAGAAACCCTTTAGCTGCGGCGTTTGTGGCAAACGCTTCACTTGGCAGTCGCAGTTTAAAAGACACGAGTGTCCGAACGAGTGCGGCGAGTGA